From the Solibacillus sp. FSL R5-0449 genome, one window contains:
- a CDS encoding 3-oxoacyl-ACP reductase, translated as MAKLKGKGVVVAGLLAGAASFLSKKENRDKAMDYLNKAKGKVNESGGVQGLMEKVQGKSAGYSNEDAHPSSTGDLDTNVAKSASVGKDDYKKESLEEVASTAGEVSDHTLEGNQMVEEGGQTTLEYYNHEQDKRA; from the coding sequence ATGGCTAAATTAAAAGGTAAAGGCGTTGTAGTTGCAGGATTATTAGCGGGTGCCGCTTCATTTTTAAGTAAAAAGGAAAATCGTGATAAAGCAATGGATTATTTGAATAAAGCAAAAGGAAAAGTAAACGAAAGCGGTGGCGTGCAGGGCTTGATGGAGAAAGTTCAAGGCAAATCTGCTGGTTACAGTAATGAAGATGCACATCCATCATCAACTGGTGATTTGGATACAAATGTTGCGAAATCAGCTTCAGTCGGGAAAGATGATTACAAGAAAGAATCACTGGAGGAAGTTGCATCGACAGCTGGAGAAGTATCAGACCATACTTTAGAGGGTAACCAAATGGTTGAAGAAGGCGGTCAAACAACACTGGAATATTACAACCATGAACAGGACAAACGTGCATAA
- a CDS encoding GNAT family N-acetyltransferase, producing MEFIYKDKGNNYGALEYEKDGQRVAEITWFLRDGVMNMDHTYVSDVLRGQGVAKKLLDAAADYARENNYKMNALCSYVVSSFQKSDAYDDVKV from the coding sequence ATGGAATTTATTTATAAAGACAAAGGGAACAACTATGGTGCTTTGGAATATGAAAAGGACGGTCAACGTGTTGCTGAGATTACCTGGTTTTTACGTGATGGTGTCATGAATATGGATCATACGTATGTTTCTGATGTACTGCGCGGTCAAGGGGTAGCCAAAAAGCTTTTAGATGCTGCTGCGGATTATGCACGGGAAAACAATTACAAAATGAATGCCCTTTGTTCATATGTCGTTTCTTCATTCCAAAAAAGCGATGCGTATGACGATGTAAAAGTATAG
- a CDS encoding DUF1002 domain-containing protein, producing the protein MRQKWMAVIAAFALLISFVLPMSASAATTEQKNPINEKLGVPIVVYGSNLSADEKELVKTALRVDQESEVDEITISGQDLAKYIKDSNPSSRMFSSAKITRQDAGKGLTISIVTPDNITQVTSEMYANAMLTAGIEDAIVEIAAPKPVTGHSALVGIYKAYEAKTGETLDIERTDVANDELSVATSIAESAGVSDAQVSELLTEIKKAIAENKPGTKEEVQQIVEEQLNKLQINLSEKDRQLLVDLMNRISNLNIDFGKLSSQLSDLTAKFDEKFGAILEDEGFWQSVKNFFNNLINTISSWFK; encoded by the coding sequence ATGAGACAAAAATGGATGGCAGTCATCGCAGCATTCGCTTTATTGATTTCTTTCGTTTTACCAATGAGCGCTTCTGCGGCTACTACAGAACAAAAAAATCCAATCAATGAAAAGCTCGGTGTACCAATCGTTGTTTATGGAAGCAATTTATCTGCTGATGAAAAGGAATTAGTGAAAACTGCTTTACGTGTAGATCAGGAATCAGAAGTAGATGAAATTACAATTTCAGGACAGGATTTAGCTAAATATATAAAAGATAGTAACCCAAGTTCACGCATGTTTTCATCTGCTAAAATTACGCGTCAAGATGCTGGTAAAGGACTTACGATTAGTATCGTAACACCAGATAATATTACACAGGTAACATCGGAAATGTATGCAAATGCCATGTTAACAGCAGGTATTGAAGATGCGATTGTGGAAATTGCTGCACCAAAACCGGTAACAGGTCACTCGGCATTAGTCGGGATATACAAAGCATATGAAGCAAAAACAGGTGAGACATTAGATATCGAGCGTACAGATGTTGCAAATGACGAATTATCCGTTGCTACATCAATTGCTGAATCGGCAGGCGTTTCAGATGCACAAGTTTCTGAATTATTAACAGAAATTAAAAAAGCTATTGCAGAAAATAAACCGGGAACAAAAGAAGAAGTTCAGCAAATTGTTGAAGAACAATTGAACAAACTGCAAATCAATTTAAGTGAAAAAGACCGTCAGCTTTTAGTGGATTTAATGAACCGAATTAGTAATTTAAATATCGACTTCGGTAAATTATCATCACAGCTTTCGGATTTAACGGCAAAATTCGATGAAAAGTTCGGGGCGATATTAGAGGATGAAGGATTTTGGCAAAGCGTCAAAAACTTCTTCAATAATTTAATCAATACCATTTCATCCTGGTTCAAATAA
- a CDS encoding S1-like domain-containing RNA-binding protein encodes MNQLIKSGQVVELTVLEEQGSRYILTNGELEIPLNASDVIEEIAIGDVLKVFLYTDRRGDLQATTAIPHITEADYGWARVLKVTKEGAFCDIGTSREVLVRAEDLPAIEEVWPEAGDHLYITLRTDRNGDLFGRLITEEKVNDMFEGAAEDMFNKNITARPYRLLPVGSFLLGVENPYRIFVHESEMKAEPRLGQEVQVRIIDVKEDGSLNGSFLPRKHERLGDDAEKIFAYLESVGGKMPFGDKSTPEEISEMFNMSKGSFKRALGTLMKARKITQKDGWTEIV; translated from the coding sequence ATGAATCAATTAATAAAATCAGGACAAGTTGTGGAATTAACGGTATTGGAAGAGCAAGGGTCACGTTATATTTTAACGAATGGTGAGTTGGAAATTCCTTTAAATGCATCAGATGTAATAGAAGAAATTGCAATCGGCGATGTTTTAAAAGTTTTCCTTTATACGGACCGTCGTGGAGACCTTCAGGCAACGACAGCCATTCCGCATATTACAGAAGCGGATTATGGTTGGGCACGAGTGTTGAAAGTGACAAAAGAAGGGGCTTTCTGTGATATTGGTACTTCCCGCGAAGTATTAGTGCGTGCTGAAGACTTACCTGCAATTGAAGAAGTGTGGCCGGAAGCGGGAGATCATTTGTATATTACATTACGAACAGATCGCAACGGGGATTTATTCGGTCGTTTAATTACAGAAGAAAAGGTTAATGACATGTTTGAAGGCGCAGCAGAAGATATGTTCAATAAAAACATTACAGCTCGACCATACCGTCTATTACCGGTAGGTTCGTTTTTATTAGGCGTTGAAAACCCTTATCGTATTTTCGTACACGAATCGGAAATGAAAGCTGAGCCACGTCTAGGACAAGAAGTGCAAGTGCGCATTATTGATGTGAAGGAAGATGGCTCGTTGAACGGCTCATTCTTACCCCGAAAACATGAGCGTTTAGGTGATGATGCGGAAAAAATCTTCGCCTATTTGGAAAGTGTCGGTGGAAAGATGCCATTTGGCGATAAGTCAACACCAGAGGAAATATCCGAAATGTTCAATATGAGTAAAGGTTCGTTTAAACGTGCACTAGGTACTTTAATGAAAGCACGCAAAATTACGCAAAAAGACGGCTGGACAGAAATCGTTTAG
- the mntR gene encoding transcriptional regulator MntR, producing MPTPSMEDHIEQIYLLIEHKGYARVSDIAEALSVLPSSVTKMVQKLDKDGYLIYEKYRGLTLTPKGQKLGKRLVQRHDLLEQFLRLIGVDEERIYEDVEGIEHHLSWNSIDRIADLVQLLEEEPQLTKKLEEMKSNHSM from the coding sequence ATGCCAACACCTAGCATGGAGGACCACATTGAACAAATTTATCTACTAATTGAACATAAAGGGTATGCACGTGTGTCCGATATTGCTGAAGCTTTATCTGTTCTACCTTCCTCCGTTACAAAAATGGTGCAGAAATTGGATAAAGACGGCTATTTAATATATGAAAAATATAGAGGCTTAACATTAACGCCAAAAGGGCAAAAGTTAGGAAAGAGACTTGTTCAGCGACATGATTTGCTGGAACAATTTTTGCGTTTAATAGGGGTTGATGAAGAACGTATATATGAAGACGTTGAAGGTATTGAACATCACTTGAGCTGGAATTCCATTGATCGCATTGCAGATCTGGTCCAGCTTTTAGAAGAAGAGCCTCAATTGACCAAGAAGCTGGAAGAAATGAAATCAAATCATAGTATGTAA